One region of Flavobacterium sp. GSB-24 genomic DNA includes:
- a CDS encoding glycoside hydrolase family 97 protein, translated as MKNIKYRYCLMALASMLIFACSTKKTYKISSPEKISELTFELTPSGQPQYSFSSNGKSVIEPSLLGFEFQGLPKMTEGFEVVSTEEKSADETWEQPWGEFKKVRDHHNELIVHLKESKGEERLVDIIFRVFDDGVGFRYEFPKQPHLGKVKISNEITQFTFKDNNEVWWIPVHRENSYYESEYRKTLMSKTDTINTPATFETKDKLYVAIHEANLTDFASMTLLKTTDKQYKSDLVPWADGVKVYAETPFKTPWRTIVVGKNPGEVATSTMMLNLNEPSKIEDLSWITPSKYIGIWWGMHLEKYTWGQGPKHGATTKNTKEYIDFAAKNGFDGVLVEGWNEGWDGDWTADGSAFSFVKAYPDFNLEEITKYAAMKNVRLIGHHETAGATKNYESQLEDAFKLYQKMGVNSVKTGYVNKFLDKKEWHDSQYGARHYRKVIETAAKYHIMIDNHEPMKGTGLQRTYPNFMSQEGGRGQEYNAWSVDGGNTPEHLTTLPFTRMLSGPFDYTPGNFNFDYKTPSGAKVQTTLANQLALYVIIFSPLQMASDLPENYEGKPEFQFVKDVPCTWSDTKVLDSKIGEYTTIARKDWEEKNWYLGSITNRNARDLKVALSFLDKDKEYEAEIYADGPGANYKNNPYPVTISKQIVNNKTVLNIKLAAGGGTAVKFTPLEK; from the coding sequence ATGAAAAACATAAAATATAGATACTGCCTAATGGCGCTGGCATCAATGCTGATTTTTGCCTGCAGTACTAAAAAAACGTATAAAATCAGTTCTCCTGAAAAAATCTCTGAATTAACTTTTGAATTAACTCCTTCAGGACAGCCTCAATATAGTTTTTCTTCTAACGGAAAATCGGTTATTGAACCTTCTCTGCTTGGTTTCGAATTTCAAGGACTTCCCAAAATGACGGAAGGTTTTGAAGTCGTTTCAACAGAAGAAAAATCGGCCGATGAAACTTGGGAACAGCCTTGGGGAGAATTCAAAAAAGTAAGAGATCATCATAACGAATTAATTGTTCACTTAAAAGAATCAAAAGGCGAGGAGCGTTTGGTTGATATTATTTTTAGGGTTTTTGATGATGGAGTAGGATTTCGATATGAATTCCCGAAACAGCCTCACTTAGGAAAAGTCAAAATTTCTAATGAAATAACACAGTTTACCTTTAAAGACAATAATGAAGTTTGGTGGATTCCAGTTCATCGCGAAAATAGTTATTACGAAAGCGAATACCGTAAAACTTTAATGAGTAAAACAGATACCATTAATACGCCGGCAACTTTTGAAACCAAAGACAAATTGTATGTAGCGATTCACGAAGCCAATCTAACAGATTTTGCCTCAATGACACTTCTAAAAACTACAGACAAGCAATACAAAAGTGATTTGGTGCCTTGGGCAGATGGTGTAAAAGTATATGCAGAAACGCCTTTTAAAACACCTTGGAGAACCATTGTTGTAGGTAAAAATCCTGGAGAAGTGGCAACTTCGACCATGATGCTGAATCTAAATGAACCTTCAAAAATTGAAGATCTATCTTGGATCACACCTTCAAAATATATTGGAATCTGGTGGGGAATGCATTTAGAAAAGTACACTTGGGGACAGGGACCAAAACACGGTGCAACAACTAAGAATACAAAAGAATATATTGATTTTGCTGCAAAAAATGGTTTCGACGGCGTTCTAGTCGAAGGCTGGAATGAAGGCTGGGACGGCGACTGGACAGCAGACGGTTCTGCATTTAGTTTTGTAAAAGCCTATCCAGATTTTAATTTGGAAGAAATTACAAAATATGCTGCTATGAAAAATGTTCGTTTAATCGGACATCATGAAACTGCAGGAGCAACCAAAAACTACGAAAGCCAGCTTGAAGATGCATTCAAATTGTATCAAAAAATGGGTGTGAATTCGGTTAAAACGGGTTATGTAAACAAATTCCTGGATAAAAAAGAATGGCATGACAGCCAATACGGAGCGCGTCATTACAGAAAAGTAATTGAAACAGCGGCAAAATATCATATCATGATCGATAACCACGAACCAATGAAAGGAACGGGTTTACAGCGTACTTACCCGAACTTTATGTCGCAGGAAGGCGGAAGAGGGCAGGAATACAATGCATGGTCTGTAGATGGAGGAAATACGCCAGAGCATTTAACTACGCTTCCTTTTACGAGAATGCTTTCTGGACCTTTTGATTACACGCCGGGGAATTTCAATTTTGATTATAAAACGCCTTCTGGAGCAAAAGTGCAGACTACTTTAGCCAACCAATTGGCATTATATGTTATTATTTTTAGTCCGCTGCAAATGGCATCTGATTTACCCGAAAATTATGAAGGCAAACCAGAATTTCAATTCGTAAAAGACGTTCCTTGTACTTGGTCTGACACTAAAGTTTTAGATTCTAAAATTGGTGAATACACTACAATCGCCCGTAAAGACTGGGAGGAGAAAAACTGGTATTTAGGGTCAATTACAAACAGAAATGCAAGAGATTTAAAAGTAGCACTTTCATTTTTAGATAAAGACAAAGAATACGAAGCAGAAATCTATGCAGACGGACCTGGAGCAAATTATAAAAACAATCCGTATCCTGTTACAATCTCTAAACAAATAGTAAATAATAAAACTGTATTAAATATTAAGTTGGCCGCTGGAGGAGGAACAGCAGTAAAATTCACTCCACTAGAGAAATAA
- a CDS encoding glycoside hydrolase family 71/99-like protein, translating into MKRYITSLVFGLMNILMVAGCSSDDKGPEKPVEPEVVKPVAIEKTNSTKIYVHYMPWFETNESSADKKWGYHWTMANKNPNNVAASGRREIASYYYPLIGPYHSGDKNVIENHLLMMKYSGIDGVLIDWYGTFDVYDYRMVKENTEQLIDMLEKVGLEYAIVYEDRVTKSAVDAGKAISVTSAAKTDLAYVQNNYFTDANYIKINGKPLLMNFGPIILQTPAEWTNVFGTLTTKPTFLTLWDQSYEAGENASGEYAWVYKDNSYLTNFYTNTKPKLGVAMGSAYPGFKDFYAEGGGGAAIGWTIEHNNGATLDATLALAKNANVNYLQLITWNDFGEGTMIEPTVEFGYSFIEKIKTFSGVKDTENIFPEISKLYDLRVQKKGNVEAQKKLDQAFNYFVSMQSAKAKQIMSEIK; encoded by the coding sequence ATGAAAAGATATATCACATCGCTGGTTTTCGGTTTAATGAACATTTTGATGGTTGCTGGCTGCAGCAGTGATGACAAAGGTCCAGAAAAACCCGTAGAACCAGAAGTAGTAAAACCTGTTGCGATAGAGAAAACCAACAGCACCAAAATTTATGTTCACTACATGCCGTGGTTTGAAACCAACGAAAGCAGTGCCGATAAAAAATGGGGATATCATTGGACAATGGCCAACAAAAATCCGAATAATGTTGCGGCTAGCGGCCGTAGAGAAATAGCATCTTATTATTATCCGCTGATTGGACCTTATCACTCAGGCGATAAAAATGTGATTGAAAATCATTTATTGATGATGAAATACTCTGGAATCGATGGAGTTCTAATAGATTGGTATGGAACTTTTGATGTATATGACTATAGAATGGTCAAAGAAAATACCGAACAGCTGATTGATATGCTGGAAAAAGTAGGATTAGAATATGCCATTGTGTATGAAGATCGAGTAACCAAAAGTGCAGTAGATGCCGGAAAAGCCATTTCGGTAACCAGTGCTGCAAAAACAGATTTAGCTTATGTACAAAATAATTATTTTACTGATGCTAATTATATCAAAATTAATGGCAAACCTCTATTAATGAATTTTGGGCCAATCATTTTGCAGACTCCTGCAGAATGGACAAATGTATTTGGTACTTTAACCACAAAGCCAACATTTTTGACACTTTGGGATCAATCTTACGAAGCTGGCGAAAATGCCTCTGGCGAGTATGCGTGGGTATACAAAGACAACAGTTATCTGACTAATTTTTATACCAATACCAAACCAAAATTAGGTGTTGCTATGGGAAGCGCTTATCCAGGATTTAAAGATTTTTATGCAGAAGGCGGAGGCGGAGCAGCAATTGGATGGACAATCGAGCACAATAATGGAGCGACCTTAGACGCAACACTTGCTTTGGCTAAAAATGCTAATGTAAATTACCTACAGCTTATTACTTGGAATGATTTCGGAGAAGGAACAATGATAGAACCCACTGTCGAATTCGGTTATTCTTTTATTGAAAAAATAAAAACTTTTTCGGGAGTAAAAGATACAGAAAATATTTTCCCGGAAATCAGCAAATTGTATGATTTACGCGTACAGAAAAAAGGAAATGTCGAAGCCCAGAAAAAACTCGATCAAGCGTTTAATTATTTTGTTTCCATGCAGTCAGCAAAAGCAAAACAAATAATGAGCGAAATTAAATAG
- a CDS encoding RagB/SusD family nutrient uptake outer membrane protein — translation MKIKITAAILLSMLFTVSCTDLNEQLYDQVEDGNFGNTPKEIDALVGGAYSSLRGFSDAVSNNFPTCEYVFFLNEVVSDEATIPTRGTNWYDGGQYQDAQKHTWKADNRMILSAWRYNYTGIAKINAIIYQINKSSLTEKAKAPIFAELKALRAYYYYNLLDLFGNVPIVTNFEDTDLPTNSTRKEVYDFVEKELTDAIPYLNGNVVYSKLTKNVAYSILARLYLNSEAFIGVARWQDCLDACQKVTGYSLTPDFFANFATENQTSSEIIFAIPYDSKAGTVGNYMNSMSAHYNQKLAISPIGNYPWSANGMCAQPGVYSTFADTDKRKKCMLAGDQINLATGSVIMMDNGEPLTYTENLTSLTDAKENEGVRLAKYEMKAGEQWERDHDFVLIRYAEILMMQAECYVRLGSPDLARPFLQQVTARAGEEMPATIDLAFIDKELLKEFTFEGRRRTDNIRFGTFFLPWWEKGTTEKYRAIFPIPSTVLTTNKNLKQNPGYPLN, via the coding sequence ATGAAAATCAAAATAACAGCAGCGATACTTTTAAGCATGCTTTTTACGGTATCATGTACTGATCTAAACGAACAGTTGTATGATCAAGTAGAAGATGGAAATTTTGGAAACACACCTAAAGAAATAGATGCGTTGGTTGGTGGAGCTTATTCTTCTTTAAGAGGATTCTCTGATGCAGTATCGAATAATTTCCCTACTTGCGAATATGTTTTCTTTTTGAATGAAGTAGTTTCAGACGAAGCTACAATTCCAACAAGAGGAACAAACTGGTACGATGGCGGACAATATCAAGATGCTCAAAAACATACTTGGAAAGCTGATAATAGAATGATTCTTTCGGCTTGGCGTTACAATTATACTGGAATTGCTAAGATCAACGCGATCATTTATCAAATCAATAAATCGTCATTGACAGAGAAAGCAAAAGCCCCAATTTTTGCAGAATTAAAAGCGCTTAGAGCTTATTACTACTACAATCTTTTGGATTTATTTGGAAACGTGCCAATCGTAACTAATTTTGAAGACACAGATCTTCCAACCAATTCAACTAGAAAAGAAGTCTACGATTTTGTTGAAAAAGAGCTTACAGATGCAATTCCGTATTTAAATGGAAATGTAGTGTATTCTAAATTGACTAAAAATGTAGCCTATTCAATTTTGGCAAGATTATATCTGAATTCTGAAGCATTTATTGGCGTGGCGCGCTGGCAGGATTGTTTAGATGCATGCCAGAAAGTAACGGGTTACAGTTTAACACCAGATTTCTTTGCCAACTTTGCAACAGAAAATCAAACTTCAAGCGAAATCATTTTTGCAATTCCTTACGATTCAAAAGCAGGAACGGTTGGAAATTACATGAACTCAATGTCTGCTCATTATAATCAAAAATTAGCAATTTCACCAATAGGAAATTACCCTTGGAGCGCTAACGGAATGTGCGCTCAGCCTGGAGTATATTCAACTTTTGCAGATACAGACAAAAGAAAAAAATGTATGCTGGCAGGAGATCAAATTAATCTTGCCACGGGTTCTGTAATTATGATGGACAATGGAGAACCGTTGACTTATACAGAAAACTTGACAAGTTTAACAGATGCCAAAGAAAATGAAGGAGTTCGTTTAGCTAAATACGAAATGAAAGCAGGAGAACAATGGGAGCGTGATCATGATTTCGTTTTAATTCGTTATGCAGAAATCTTAATGATGCAGGCAGAATGTTACGTGCGTTTGGGCTCGCCAGATTTAGCAAGACCATTTCTACAACAAGTAACCGCACGTGCTGGAGAAGAAATGCCGGCAACTATTGATCTTGCTTTTATAGACAAAGAATTGTTGAAAGAATTTACATTTGAAGGAAGAAGAAGAACAGATAATATTCGTTTTGGAACATTTTTTCTTCCATGGTGGGAAAAAGGAACTACTGAAAAATACAGAGCAATTTTTCCAATTCCGAGTACAGTTTTAACTACAAATAAAAACCTGAAACAAAATCCTGGGTATCCTTTGAATTAG